Proteins encoded within one genomic window of Deltaproteobacteria bacterium:
- a CDS encoding TetR family transcriptional regulator, which translates to MARKKDKAPIRRKEILEHFQNVIVDEGVEGASIAKIANRMGTHPSLLIHYFSSKEEMIIALVDFILEQYETTFVKKLDEIHDPAQRFEALLNTIFGVDWISLVDTKAFYACYYLSLRNERVKVRFQKMYMRFRNYLIHEIEMCMKEGIIAETEPQKDADFIIALVEGLSFYRNISGGRRTYRELGLYLKEKALTILKQQ; encoded by the coding sequence GAAAAAAGATAAAGCACCAATTCGAAGGAAGGAAATTCTCGAGCATTTTCAGAATGTCATTGTCGATGAGGGAGTTGAGGGGGCATCCATCGCGAAAATCGCAAACCGCATGGGAACCCACCCCAGCCTTCTGATCCATTATTTCAGTTCAAAAGAAGAAATGATCATAGCCTTGGTGGATTTCATATTGGAGCAGTATGAGACGACCTTTGTTAAAAAACTCGATGAAATTCACGATCCGGCCCAGCGGTTTGAAGCGCTCCTCAACACTATTTTCGGAGTTGATTGGATCAGTCTTGTAGACACCAAGGCCTTTTACGCGTGCTACTACCTCAGTCTCAGAAACGAAAGGGTAAAGGTCCGATTTCAAAAGATGTACATGCGCTTTCGAAACTACCTGATCCATGAAATTGAAATGTGCATGAAAGAGGGAATCATTGCAGAAACGGAACCTCAAAAGGATGCCGACTTCATCATCGCACTCGTGGAAGGACTCAGTTTTTACCGGAACATCAGCGGCGGCAGGAGGACGTACCGTGAACTCGGTCTGTATTTGAAAGAAAAGGCCCTGACAATACTCAAACAACAATAA
- a CDS encoding SCP2 sterol-binding domain-containing protein, protein MGTDTVIREIFETMPARFRSGEADATITVVLGFDIEDIKWTLSVRGGGCSVTDSLKKNTDAVIKTGKEEWIGIATGMADPVALFLAKKLSVEGDMGAALAAMSLFDTYVSDLVVIKDPSWIVDTLGTHFTVDENGHFMIESCDCTDLAKEYGTPLFVTSEQQLRENIRTVKAAFINAYTENEVNVMWAIKSNTTLAFRKIMNEEGVGGDCFSPGEIYATFISGADPELFVLNGSDRSEEAFRMAIEIGMRITLDHLDDLYIVEALAREYNRQVQAFIRVKCELPSLKSVKSTFAPGITLPLEVLNLKFGVTYDEAVEIAHAAHQFPHVMIEGIHSHIGRDVHLPDHWYGYAYDMVELCSRFGRDTDITAHILDLGGGFAEKRDPSSHDLSKLAAPIEDYARQVGEGIRQGCRDFNFPHPRLWIEPGRHLIGTTTVMISRVGNVKRTPGIGTWVHVDASCNFLPSVERHNGMSYHLLAGARARARAEEVADVVGPNCSGDIIQPRRRLPRMERGDLLIFLDVGAYNQVAANQFNSIPRPASVLVNGSKVDIVQERETIADIFARQRIPARFLK, encoded by the coding sequence ATGGGAACAGACACCGTTATCCGTGAGATTTTCGAAACGATGCCGGCACGGTTCCGGTCCGGCGAAGCGGATGCCACCATCACGGTTGTCCTCGGCTTTGATATCGAGGACATCAAATGGACCCTTTCCGTTCGCGGTGGCGGGTGTTCTGTAACAGACTCCTTGAAAAAAAATACCGATGCCGTGATCAAGACCGGGAAAGAAGAATGGATCGGTATTGCCACCGGTATGGCCGATCCCGTTGCCCTTTTCCTTGCCAAGAAGCTCTCGGTTGAAGGGGATATGGGAGCGGCCCTGGCCGCCATGAGCCTTTTCGACACGTACGTTTCGGACCTGGTTGTTATTAAGGACCCTTCGTGGATCGTTGACACCCTGGGAACACATTTCACTGTCGATGAGAACGGTCACTTCATGATTGAATCCTGCGATTGTACGGACCTGGCCAAAGAATACGGAACGCCTCTCTTTGTCACCTCGGAACAACAACTCCGCGAAAATATCAGAACGGTCAAAGCGGCTTTCATCAACGCCTATACCGAAAATGAAGTCAACGTGATGTGGGCCATTAAATCAAATACCACGTTAGCCTTTCGGAAGATCATGAACGAAGAAGGTGTGGGAGGAGATTGTTTCAGTCCTGGAGAAATTTATGCCACCTTTATTTCGGGGGCGGACCCCGAGCTTTTTGTTTTGAACGGTTCCGACCGGAGCGAAGAGGCTTTTCGCATGGCCATTGAAATCGGCATGCGTATCACCCTGGATCATCTGGATGACTTATACATCGTCGAGGCGCTTGCCCGTGAGTACAACAGGCAGGTTCAAGCATTCATACGGGTCAAGTGTGAACTGCCGAGTCTTAAATCCGTAAAGTCGACTTTTGCCCCGGGGATCACTCTCCCCTTGGAAGTCCTCAACCTGAAGTTCGGTGTTACCTATGACGAGGCAGTGGAAATAGCGCACGCTGCGCACCAGTTTCCTCATGTCATGATAGAAGGAATTCATTCACATATTGGTAGAGACGTGCATCTTCCCGATCACTGGTACGGATACGCTTACGACATGGTGGAGCTGTGCAGCAGATTCGGGCGTGATACAGACATTACTGCGCACATTCTGGACCTCGGCGGGGGCTTTGCCGAAAAACGCGATCCTTCAAGCCATGACCTGTCAAAGCTGGCGGCGCCGATTGAAGACTATGCCCGGCAGGTTGGCGAGGGAATCCGTCAGGGGTGCAGGGATTTTAATTTCCCCCATCCCCGTTTGTGGATCGAACCGGGGCGTCATCTCATCGGGACAACGACAGTCATGATCAGTCGTGTCGGGAACGTGAAACGCACACCCGGCATCGGTACGTGGGTCCATGTTGACGCCTCCTGCAATTTCCTGCCGTCGGTGGAACGTCACAACGGCATGAGCTACCATCTGCTGGCAGGAGCCCGGGCACGGGCACGGGCAGAGGAAGTGGCCGATGTGGTCGGTCCCAACTGTTCCGGAGATATAATTCAGCCCCGGAGGAGATTGCCCCGCATGGAACGGGGTGACCTTCTCATCTTTCTCGATGTGGGTGCCTACAACCAGGTCGCGGCAAACCAATTCAACAGTATCCCCCGCCCTGCCTCGGTGCTGGTCAATGGTAGCAAGGTCGATATCGTCCAGGAACGAGAAACCATTGCAGACATATTCGCCCGCCAACGGATACCGGCCAGATTTCTCAAGTGA
- a CDS encoding aspartate aminotransferase family protein, whose amino-acid sequence MKIPKKGMRKKELFDLLEEYRSDDVNWRSGRVMGYIYDAGREAEAVGKEAYMMFLTENGLDPTIFQSLLRLENDLVSMATSHLNGDADVVGNFTSGGTESIILAVKTARDYFRARKPHIKEPEMILPMTAHAAFYKAAEYLDVRPVRVPVDSKTFRADAGEIAKAIGPNTILLVGSAPSYAHGVIDPIADIAALALEKGLLFHVDACVGGFMLPYFRRLGEPIPDFDFGVPGVTSISMDLHKYAYTPKNASMVFYRTKELRKYQLFACSRWPGYTVVNTAAQSSKSGGPLAAAWAVLHFIGDEGYLEIARHTLAATRKMVAGIEEIEGLRIMARPDMCMFSFTSDTINVFHIIDEMKKHGWYIQPQLECEGSQKNIHISINESNAGLIDEFLSDLRASVEKAQTISSSNFVNDVKQILISNTGEVIGDEDISHLMGMVGVEGNQLPESMADINEILNILPAELRERVLIHFINELFHS is encoded by the coding sequence ATGAAAATCCCGAAGAAAGGGATGCGGAAAAAAGAGCTTTTTGATCTGTTGGAAGAATATCGTTCCGATGATGTGAATTGGCGCAGCGGGCGGGTTATGGGTTACATATATGACGCCGGGCGTGAGGCAGAAGCGGTGGGAAAAGAAGCGTACATGATGTTTCTCACGGAAAACGGCCTTGATCCCACGATCTTCCAAAGCCTTCTGCGCCTCGAAAACGATCTGGTATCAATGGCAACCTCCCATTTAAACGGAGATGCCGACGTTGTCGGAAACTTCACGAGCGGGGGCACGGAGAGCATCATTCTCGCGGTAAAAACAGCCCGTGATTACTTCAGGGCTCGGAAACCCCATATCAAAGAACCGGAAATGATTCTGCCCATGACGGCGCATGCTGCCTTTTACAAGGCGGCAGAGTACTTGGATGTACGCCCCGTGAGAGTTCCCGTTGACAGCAAGACCTTCAGGGCCGATGCCGGTGAAATAGCCAAAGCAATCGGTCCGAACACAATTCTTCTCGTCGGTTCGGCCCCGTCATATGCCCACGGTGTTATAGATCCGATCGCGGATATTGCCGCTTTGGCGTTGGAAAAGGGATTGCTCTTTCACGTGGACGCCTGCGTCGGCGGATTCATGCTTCCCTATTTCCGGCGCCTCGGGGAACCGATTCCGGACTTCGACTTCGGTGTCCCAGGTGTAACTTCGATATCGATGGATTTGCACAAATACGCATACACACCGAAGAATGCCTCCATGGTCTTCTATCGCACGAAGGAACTGCGGAAATACCAGCTTTTCGCTTGCTCGCGTTGGCCCGGGTATACCGTTGTCAACACTGCGGCACAAAGCAGTAAGTCAGGAGGACCTCTGGCCGCCGCATGGGCCGTTCTTCATTTCATCGGTGACGAAGGATACCTTGAGATTGCACGTCATACCCTTGCAGCAACCCGTAAAATGGTCGCCGGCATAGAGGAAATCGAGGGACTCCGCATTATGGCTCGACCCGACATGTGCATGTTTTCATTCACGTCGGATACCATCAATGTATTTCATATTATTGACGAGATGAAAAAGCATGGTTGGTACATCCAACCGCAGCTTGAATGCGAAGGTTCACAAAAGAACATTCACATTTCGATAAACGAATCAAACGCCGGTCTTATAGATGAATTCCTGTCCGACCTGCGTGCAAGTGTTGAAAAGGCACAAACAATCAGCTCAAGCAATTTTGTAAACGATGTAAAGCAGATACTTATAAGCAACACCGGGGAAGTGATAGGGGATGAGGATATCTCCCATCTGATGGGCATGGTAGGCGTTGAAGGCAATCAGCTGCCGGAGAGCATGGCGGATATTAATGAGATTCTCAACATACTGCCTGCTGAATTACGCGAGCGTGTACTGATTCACTTCATCAATGAACTCTTTCATTCATGA
- a CDS encoding hydantoinase B/oxoprolinase family protein: MTAKKGKAIKIDPLLMVVLSKRFEAISREMANTMLRTGRSGNINTAKDFSCGITDAQARMVCLDEGLPVHIGGAGLAAKYMTDVSDDIRPGDCFIHNSPYHGNNHNADHTLMVPVFYQGKHIFTTIARAHQADIGNHDPSAYVPFARDIYDEGAIVFPCVRIQQNYKDEQDIIRMAKVRIRAPEQWYGDYLAELGAVRTGEKRIMEMCDKYGLDVVMAFAEQWQEYGKRRMIEAIRALPKGVWENETRHDPLIFVVPDGVPVRVRMEIDPEEAYIKLDFTDNIDCIPAGLNMSEASVIACAVAGVLNNLDPTLPHNWGAFSRILITMREGSVVGRVPHPVSASMASTNIADRVINVVQSCFAKVRDDLGLADGGLGMPAAAGSIFGVDWRRNNAVYVRQLIMGAMGGPGHYGYDGWLGYGIPVTGGVVHLDSAEVDELALPILIEKHELITDSGGAGRWRGAPGVECRQRPRHDAGSWGFISDGHYNPAQGVNGGQAGRPSDVWKYDISKGEESKTDLPKISLEMVQPTEMLVSESCGGGGFGDPLERDPERVRYDVREEYVSLEAAREVYGVVLDTGPELYAVDLKATKTLRKELKKNREAVK, translated from the coding sequence ATGACGGCGAAAAAAGGCAAAGCAATAAAAATAGACCCGTTATTGATGGTGGTCTTATCGAAAAGATTCGAGGCCATCAGCCGCGAGATGGCAAATACGATGTTACGCACGGGCCGCTCGGGGAACATCAATACGGCGAAGGACTTCTCCTGTGGCATAACCGACGCGCAGGCGAGAATGGTATGCCTTGATGAAGGTTTGCCCGTCCACATCGGCGGGGCGGGACTGGCGGCGAAGTACATGACCGATGTCTCTGACGACATTCGTCCGGGTGACTGTTTCATCCATAACTCACCCTATCACGGAAACAACCATAACGCCGACCACACGTTAATGGTACCCGTATTTTATCAAGGAAAGCATATTTTTACCACCATTGCCAGGGCACACCAGGCCGACATCGGTAACCATGACCCATCCGCATATGTTCCCTTTGCCAGGGATATTTACGATGAAGGCGCCATTGTCTTTCCCTGCGTCCGCATACAGCAGAACTACAAGGACGAGCAGGACATAATCAGGATGGCCAAAGTCAGGATACGCGCACCTGAGCAATGGTACGGTGACTATCTGGCAGAGCTCGGCGCGGTGAGGACGGGCGAGAAAAGAATTATGGAAATGTGTGATAAATACGGCCTCGATGTCGTGATGGCCTTTGCCGAGCAATGGCAGGAGTATGGCAAACGAAGGATGATCGAAGCAATACGGGCCCTTCCCAAAGGTGTCTGGGAGAATGAGACGCGGCATGACCCGCTTATTTTCGTCGTCCCCGATGGAGTGCCCGTCAGAGTCAGGATGGAGATAGATCCTGAAGAGGCTTATATCAAGCTTGATTTCACCGATAACATCGACTGCATACCTGCCGGATTAAACATGTCTGAGGCATCCGTTATAGCCTGTGCCGTCGCCGGCGTTCTGAACAACCTTGATCCCACGCTCCCCCATAACTGGGGTGCCTTTAGCCGTATATTAATTACCATGCGTGAGGGAAGCGTGGTCGGTCGGGTACCTCACCCCGTTTCCGCTTCAATGGCAAGCACAAACATTGCTGATCGCGTGATTAATGTGGTCCAGTCCTGTTTTGCCAAGGTGCGGGATGATCTGGGCTTGGCGGATGGCGGGCTGGGCATGCCTGCTGCCGCAGGGAGCATTTTCGGCGTGGATTGGCGCAGAAACAATGCTGTCTATGTTCGCCAGCTTATTATGGGTGCTATGGGTGGTCCCGGGCATTACGGTTACGATGGGTGGCTGGGTTATGGAATACCTGTGACCGGGGGCGTCGTCCATCTCGACTCGGCGGAAGTGGACGAACTGGCGTTACCTATTCTCATTGAAAAACACGAGCTCATCACGGATTCGGGAGGAGCAGGCCGGTGGCGTGGCGCACCCGGTGTAGAGTGCCGTCAACGTCCACGGCATGACGCCGGTTCATGGGGTTTTATCAGCGATGGGCACTACAATCCTGCCCAGGGCGTGAACGGTGGACAGGCAGGACGGCCTTCCGATGTATGGAAATACGATATCAGTAAGGGTGAGGAGTCCAAAACCGATTTGCCCAAAATCTCATTGGAAATGGTGCAGCCGACGGAAATGCTGGTATCGGAGTCCTGCGGCGGCGGTGGTTTCGGGGATCCTCTCGAGCGTGATCC